The following are encoded in a window of Brevibacillus sp. DP1.3A genomic DNA:
- a CDS encoding BlaI/MecI/CopY family transcriptional regulator has product MDEQPRISDAEWEIMKVIWAKSPATAADVIHALRHNKTWKDNTIKTLLSRLLQKGILTYEQVNRVYYYSPVLTEEECKRQERQSFLQRVYGGALKPMLVHFLKEEKLSSQEIDELKKILSEKEK; this is encoded by the coding sequence TTGGACGAACAACCGCGAATCTCGGATGCCGAGTGGGAGATTATGAAGGTCATCTGGGCAAAGTCACCCGCAACAGCAGCCGATGTCATCCACGCCCTACGACACAATAAGACGTGGAAAGACAACACAATCAAAACCTTGCTAAGCCGCCTCTTGCAAAAGGGCATTCTCACCTATGAGCAGGTCAATCGAGTCTACTATTACTCTCCTGTGCTCACTGAGGAAGAATGCAAGCGCCAAGAGCGCCAATCCTTTTTGCAGCGCGTGTACGGCGGGGCCTTAAAGCCCATGCTGGTTCACTTTTTAAAAGAGGAAAAGCTCTCCTCTCAAGAGATTGACGAGCTGAAAAAAATCCTTTCCGAAAAGGAGAAATAA
- a CDS encoding M23/M56 family metallopeptidase, with translation MDWQWLTLTLNQAFTWTLYNSIEASLLVILILLCQQLGKKLFPIRWHHAVWFLLLWKLAVPWSIDSTISLYNWLPTSSWTSMQEAHPPTEPIVLATEVLHPHEFALQPDASLTNEASFSWISLLSLIWISGVAIFAITMTLSTYRLLSQLKNDEFVQDEAILRVFSQCQKQMGITKSIPLRMSHQMTSPALMGIWQPQIWLPENLLDKLNEHELRHIFLHELAHWKRRDIPVNSIMSVLLILNWFNPLLWYAASRMRQDQEMACDALVLTYLQETEVPRYGYTMIKILELYACPKQIRFTAGFSSSKKQVKRRIEMIRHFQKRAYTWTLSGIVVVLALGIFTLTDEKKVLGNEQSFVIPAEGTIKSPIDQTIGLRILNDLNTPVQAAAAGKVLKAEYDTKTGKGNQIILEHEDGYQTVYSHLEKLEVTAGTTVTQGQLIGLLGSTGRSTGPHLAFQVLENGIPVDPMKLLVEIEAKE, from the coding sequence GTGGATTGGCAATGGCTCACACTCACCCTCAATCAAGCATTTACTTGGACACTGTATAACTCCATCGAGGCCAGTCTTCTAGTGATCCTGATCTTGCTCTGCCAGCAGCTCGGCAAAAAGCTTTTCCCCATCCGCTGGCACCACGCTGTATGGTTCCTGCTTCTCTGGAAGCTCGCGGTTCCTTGGTCGATAGACAGCACGATCAGTTTGTATAACTGGCTGCCTACTTCGTCCTGGACATCCATGCAGGAAGCGCACCCGCCTACAGAACCGATTGTTCTCGCTACTGAGGTTTTGCATCCGCATGAATTTGCCCTCCAACCAGATGCCTCTCTAACAAACGAAGCGAGCTTTTCCTGGATCAGCCTACTTTCCCTCATCTGGATCAGCGGTGTCGCCATTTTCGCTATCACCATGACTCTCAGTACTTACCGATTGCTCTCTCAGCTAAAAAACGATGAGTTCGTACAGGATGAAGCCATTTTGCGCGTCTTTTCCCAATGCCAAAAACAGATGGGCATCACCAAATCCATTCCCCTGCGCATGAGTCATCAGATGACAAGCCCTGCCTTGATGGGAATCTGGCAACCGCAAATCTGGCTGCCGGAAAATCTTTTGGACAAGCTCAACGAGCATGAGCTGCGCCACATCTTTTTGCATGAGCTGGCGCATTGGAAAAGACGAGATATTCCTGTGAACAGCATCATGAGCGTGCTGCTGATCCTCAACTGGTTCAACCCGCTGTTATGGTACGCTGCTTCCCGTATGCGTCAGGATCAGGAAATGGCTTGTGATGCTTTGGTTTTGACTTATTTGCAGGAGACAGAGGTACCTCGCTACGGATACACCATGATCAAAATACTCGAGCTGTATGCCTGTCCCAAACAGATTCGCTTCACAGCCGGGTTCTCCAGCTCCAAAAAACAGGTGAAAAGGAGAATAGAGATGATTCGTCACTTTCAAAAACGGGCTTATACGTGGACCCTATCTGGTATCGTGGTCGTCTTGGCTTTAGGCATCTTTACTTTGACCGATGAAAAAAAAGTGCTGGGGAACGAGCAGAGCTTCGTCATCCCCGCAGAAGGAACAATCAAAAGCCCTATTGATCAAACAATAGGCTTGAGAATCTTAAACGACTTGAATACGCCAGTTCAGGCAGCCGCGGCCGGTAAGGTACTCAAGGCTGAGTACGATACAAAAACAGGGAAAGGCAACCAGATCATTCTGGAGCATGAAGACGGGTATCAAACCGTTTACTCTCATTTAGAAAAGCTAGAAGTCACCGCTGGCACTACTGTGACCCAAGGCCAGCTCATTGGTCTGTTGGGAAGTACGGGACGCAGCACGGGACCGCATCTTGCTTTCCAGGTTCTCGAAAATGGTATACCCGTTGATCCGATGAAGTTGTTGGTAGAGATAGAAGCTAAAGAATAA
- a CDS encoding MFS transporter: protein MNNVWLLSFVSFFTDMGTYMVTPLIPIFLASSGPMIIGIIDGVSEALTSLLKFVSGYVSDRSKKRKSLAILGYGLSGIGRIFLVIASSWVGVFVWKLIDRTGKGIRTAPRDAIISEAGGKRKQGRSFGLHQMMDMLGAAIGIGIAYLLLTMDGNKDFQSVFLYSMIPVGIGFCLLFAVKEKRENTKVISREPKAKPSWKKLNHDTKQLLLIIMLFTVANSSNSFLLLRATDLGISATSVLLLYLVLHLVASMFSYTSGAISDRFGHKVILTVGYILYGFVYIGFGMVSSITGLWLLFILYGFYIALTKGIEKSLVASSAPKDLKATSLGMYSMVTGIGLLPASLLTGWIWQEFGAATSFYLNGCIALVTALILYKVLSGNKQDLSTNQ, encoded by the coding sequence ATGAATAACGTATGGCTGCTTAGCTTTGTCAGTTTTTTCACAGACATGGGTACATACATGGTTACCCCGTTAATTCCGATCTTTCTTGCCTCCTCGGGTCCTATGATTATTGGCATCATCGATGGGGTTTCCGAGGCTCTGACCAGTTTGCTCAAGTTCGTTTCAGGTTATGTTTCCGATCGTTCCAAGAAACGAAAATCGTTAGCCATACTGGGATATGGACTATCCGGGATCGGCAGGATATTCCTCGTAATAGCCAGTTCATGGGTAGGTGTTTTTGTCTGGAAGCTGATCGATCGTACTGGTAAGGGAATACGAACGGCTCCGCGCGATGCGATCATATCGGAAGCAGGAGGAAAACGAAAGCAAGGACGCTCATTTGGCTTGCATCAAATGATGGATATGCTCGGGGCGGCGATTGGAATCGGCATCGCATATCTCCTATTAACGATGGATGGAAATAAAGATTTCCAGAGTGTTTTCTTGTATTCAATGATTCCGGTCGGCATTGGCTTCTGCCTGCTCTTTGCCGTCAAGGAGAAGCGGGAAAATACGAAGGTGATTTCGCGTGAACCGAAAGCAAAACCGAGCTGGAAGAAGTTAAATCACGACACCAAGCAATTGCTTCTGATCATTATGCTGTTTACTGTTGCCAATTCGTCCAATTCATTTTTATTGCTGAGAGCAACTGATCTCGGGATTTCTGCTACGAGTGTATTGTTGCTGTATTTAGTCCTTCATTTGGTTGCTTCGATGTTTTCATACACATCAGGTGCCATTTCCGATCGATTCGGTCACAAAGTCATTCTAACCGTTGGCTATATCTTATATGGATTCGTATATATTGGATTCGGAATGGTGAGTTCGATAACAGGCTTATGGTTGCTATTCATTCTGTATGGTTTTTATATCGCGTTGACGAAGGGAATAGAAAAGTCATTGGTTGCGTCCTCCGCACCGAAAGATTTGAAAGCAACATCACTGGGCATGTACTCGATGGTTACAGGAATTGGTTTGTTGCCCGCATCCCTTCTTACCGGTTGGATATGGCAAGAGTTTGGTGCGGCGACCTCTTTTTATTTGAACGGTTGTATTGCCTTGGTGACTGCACTTATCCTGTACAAGGTGCTTTCAGGTAACAAACAAGATTTGTCTACGAATCAATAA
- a CDS encoding arylamine N-acetyltransferase, whose amino-acid sequence MSELNSLFRKRIGMPENETITFDTLDRLLDLTALAIPFENLCIVEERTSVISRQSVMEKILLRNEGGLCYELNLMLYFFLLENGFDAHLIRGVVYRHDVGEYYTIGRTHATILLTHEGQTYLLDTGFGSNLPLKPVPLTGETVSSRNGEFRIKKEQTEYGDYVLEMKLRHKDTDWRIGYTFDSQKLVTDEMELNEIQTIIADHEQSPFNKSPLLTQLTERGNVTLTNTSFTQWVDGIVTKEEIDKARFKELAKQYFGL is encoded by the coding sequence GTGAGTGAACTGAATTCCTTATTTCGGAAAAGAATCGGCATGCCAGAAAATGAAACGATTACGTTCGATACATTGGATCGCCTCCTTGATCTGACAGCATTGGCGATTCCTTTTGAAAACCTGTGCATTGTGGAAGAGCGAACGAGCGTAATCTCCAGACAGTCCGTTATGGAGAAGATACTGCTCAGAAACGAAGGCGGTCTTTGCTACGAGCTCAATCTGATGCTGTATTTCTTCTTGCTAGAAAATGGCTTTGATGCTCATCTGATTCGTGGAGTTGTTTACAGGCATGACGTTGGCGAGTATTACACGATTGGTCGAACACATGCCACGATTTTACTTACACATGAGGGACAAACGTATTTGCTCGATACGGGGTTTGGTTCGAATCTGCCGTTGAAGCCTGTTCCGTTAACCGGAGAGACCGTCTCTTCACGTAATGGTGAGTTTCGGATCAAGAAAGAGCAGACGGAGTATGGTGATTATGTACTCGAAATGAAGCTGCGGCACAAGGATACGGACTGGCGGATCGGTTATACGTTTGATTCGCAGAAGCTGGTGACGGATGAAATGGAATTAAACGAGATTCAGACGATTATCGCTGACCATGAACAGTCACCCTTCAACAAAAGCCCTTTGCTTACGCAGCTTACAGAGAGAGGCAATGTTACGTTGACGAATACGTCCTTTACGCAATGGGTGGATGGAATTGTTACCAAAGAGGAAATCGACAAAGCGAGATTCAAAGAGCTGGCGAAACAGTACTTTGGGTTGTAA
- a CDS encoding sigma-54-dependent Fis family transcriptional regulator produces the protein MVSLDLCKPAIEKVITSISDILNVDAAVINERGLLVVSTERYLKQKGENVHVPSIEFVLAKGQYVVDKPGSMEMCKGCRFLDSCPAKVELLSSIKVANHAIGVVSLTSFTKEGQNRLSKHTERYQQILTEVSEMITAIVQSHAVRQIESSDDSMRLLEGALDTVTDAYFTFDRSGNVIHTNASARRLLSQHELLPAEVSRMLLPSLSGLAAHSLPIANCLVDKLDAPTEATPIIVNNQLIGGVLRVQRGSLSVPRLMDHQGSRSSGKEDSLAQIVGNSSAIKQVKEMAMKIGNSSSTVLITGETGTGKGHLAKAIHEASTRAYYPFVAINCASIPENLFESELFGYEDGAFTGAKKGGKPGRFEMAEGGTLFLDEIGDMPLSLQVKLLRVLQEKVVERIGGTRSFPINVRIIAATNQNLEELVEKKAFRADLYYRLNVIPMHVPSLAERKEDIELLAVSFMEKYGEQAGRTFFGIAREAINLLTHYHWPGNVRELENAIEYAMNMEQDAVLTADSLPPRLRARPPVAPLHSGPAIKARVADAQADAIRASLQKHGSDLKGKQRVAEELGIGLRTLYRKLKLLGI, from the coding sequence ATGGTTTCGTTGGATCTGTGCAAACCAGCCATCGAAAAGGTCATTACAAGTATTTCAGATATATTGAACGTGGATGCTGCGGTGATTAACGAGCGCGGCCTCTTGGTCGTGAGTACGGAGCGCTACTTGAAACAAAAAGGCGAAAATGTGCATGTGCCCTCGATTGAATTCGTGCTGGCAAAAGGGCAGTATGTGGTAGACAAACCTGGCTCCATGGAAATGTGCAAAGGATGCCGTTTTCTCGACAGCTGCCCCGCCAAAGTCGAGCTGCTCTCTTCTATTAAAGTAGCCAATCATGCAATCGGGGTCGTTTCCCTCACATCCTTTACGAAGGAAGGTCAAAATCGCCTATCCAAGCATACAGAGAGATACCAGCAAATCCTGACAGAAGTCAGCGAGATGATTACGGCGATTGTACAGTCCCATGCGGTGAGACAGATCGAATCGTCTGATGACTCTATGCGGCTGTTGGAGGGAGCGCTCGATACCGTTACCGATGCGTATTTCACATTTGACCGAAGTGGCAATGTCATTCACACGAACGCCAGCGCACGTAGATTGCTGTCCCAGCATGAGCTGCTGCCAGCGGAGGTTTCACGGATGCTACTGCCGTCATTATCCGGGCTGGCCGCACATTCTTTGCCGATCGCCAATTGTCTCGTTGACAAGCTGGATGCTCCGACCGAGGCCACGCCGATCATCGTCAACAATCAGCTCATTGGCGGCGTGCTCCGCGTGCAGAGGGGATCGCTATCCGTTCCGCGTTTGATGGATCATCAAGGGAGCCGTTCGTCTGGCAAAGAGGATAGCCTTGCTCAAATCGTAGGAAACAGCTCAGCCATCAAGCAGGTCAAAGAAATGGCGATGAAAATCGGTAACAGCAGCTCCACGGTACTGATTACTGGCGAAACAGGAACAGGCAAAGGACATCTGGCAAAAGCGATTCACGAGGCAAGCACGCGCGCTTACTACCCGTTTGTCGCCATCAATTGTGCCAGCATTCCGGAAAATTTGTTCGAAAGCGAATTGTTCGGTTACGAGGACGGTGCGTTTACTGGAGCCAAAAAGGGAGGAAAGCCAGGACGGTTCGAAATGGCAGAGGGAGGTACGCTGTTTCTGGATGAAATCGGCGATATGCCGCTCTCGTTGCAAGTAAAGCTGCTGCGCGTCTTGCAGGAAAAGGTCGTGGAACGCATCGGCGGCACACGGTCGTTTCCCATCAATGTACGAATCATCGCGGCGACGAACCAGAATCTGGAGGAGCTCGTGGAGAAAAAAGCGTTTCGTGCCGACTTGTACTATCGGTTGAACGTCATTCCAATGCACGTCCCGTCTCTCGCAGAGCGCAAGGAAGACATTGAGCTCTTGGCCGTTTCATTTATGGAGAAGTACGGAGAGCAAGCAGGACGCACCTTCTTCGGAATAGCACGAGAGGCGATCAACCTGCTCACGCACTATCACTGGCCGGGCAATGTGCGGGAGCTGGAAAACGCCATCGAGTACGCCATGAACATGGAGCAAGACGCGGTTCTGACTGCGGACAGCTTGCCTCCGCGCCTTCGCGCTCGTCCTCCAGTGGCTCCATTACATTCAGGTCCAGCTATCAAAGCGAGGGTCGCCGATGCACAAGCAGACGCCATTCGCGCTTCGCTGCAAAAGCACGGCAGTGATTTGAAAGGAAAGCAGCGGGTAGCAGAAGAACTCGGGATTGGGCTACGCACCTTGTATCGGAAGCTAAAGCTGCTCGGTATTTAA
- a CDS encoding SDR family NAD(P)-dependent oxidoreductase has translation MVNTNEVFHLQGKVALVTGAASGIGLATAKRLAQFGVNVMLLDINEELGKKAAQEIVAEGGSARYFTCNVVSQQDCREVTQAIEEAYGRIDILFNNAGVIRRKTVVELEEDDWDLVVDVSLKGAYNLSKFVIPVMAKTGGGSIINTGSGWGLKGGDKAAAYCAAKAGVVNLTRAMAIDHGPENIRVNCVSPGDTDTPLLREEARQLEKEEGAFLVSSAQGRPLERLGSPQDIANAVLFFASDLSSWVTGSVLVVDGGGLA, from the coding sequence ATGGTAAACACGAATGAGGTATTCCATTTGCAAGGAAAGGTAGCCTTGGTGACAGGTGCTGCTTCCGGTATCGGACTTGCAACAGCGAAACGACTGGCCCAATTCGGAGTAAACGTCATGCTGCTTGATATCAACGAGGAGCTCGGAAAAAAGGCGGCACAAGAAATCGTAGCCGAGGGCGGGTCAGCCCGTTATTTTACATGCAATGTAGTTTCCCAACAGGATTGTCGTGAGGTAACGCAAGCGATCGAGGAAGCGTACGGTCGCATCGATATTTTATTCAACAATGCAGGCGTGATCAGAAGAAAGACGGTCGTCGAGCTGGAAGAGGACGATTGGGATCTGGTCGTCGACGTCTCCTTGAAGGGTGCTTACAACCTCTCCAAGTTCGTCATTCCTGTCATGGCGAAAACAGGCGGCGGCAGCATTATTAACACAGGCTCTGGCTGGGGCCTCAAGGGCGGTGACAAGGCGGCGGCCTACTGCGCGGCAAAAGCAGGCGTCGTCAACCTGACGCGGGCAATGGCGATTGACCACGGTCCAGAAAACATCCGTGTGAATTGCGTGTCACCCGGCGATACCGACACACCTCTGTTGCGTGAAGAAGCGCGCCAGCTGGAAAAGGAAGAAGGAGCATTCCTCGTCTCCTCCGCCCAAGGACGCCCGCTGGAGCGTCTCGGTTCTCCGCAAGATATTGCCAATGCTGTCCTGTTCTTTGCCAGCGATCTGTCATCCTGGGTGACGGGTTCCGTACTGGTCGTCGACGGCGGCGGTTTGGCTTAA
- the gcvPA gene encoding aminomethyl-transferring glycine dehydrogenase subunit GcvPA, protein MSVQRYAHPYIPNSAPEVKEKMLTEIGFSSIEDIYADIPGELRLKEKMNIPKALTEYELERHVNQLMNKNKTTKENISFLGAGCWPHFVPAVCDEINSRAEFLTAYAGEPYEDKGRFQALFEYQSLVAELVDMDVVNVPTFDWAQAASTALRMAARITKRTELLISKNIHPDKLLIIKNYTSPDLTVTLIDFENETGRLDLHDLKAKLSVDTAAVYFENPTFLGSVEVNGQMIADLAHAAGAICVVGIDPISLGVMEAPANYGADIVCGDLQPLGVHMHYGGGQSGFIATHDDPTFVMEYPSRLFGIAPTEVEGEYGFGDVAYDRTSFAKREKGKESVGTQTALWGITAGVYLATMGPVGMEEVGQGIMQRSQYAAKQLSSIPGVEAKFAAPFFKEFVIDFSQTGKTVKDINAALLAKGIFGGVDLTEHYPELGQCALYCVTEVHTQEDIDTLVTAITSIL, encoded by the coding sequence ATGAGCGTACAGCGTTATGCCCACCCGTATATTCCGAATTCTGCACCTGAAGTCAAAGAGAAAATGCTTACCGAAATCGGCTTTTCCAGCATCGAGGATATCTATGCCGACATTCCCGGGGAGCTGCGCCTAAAAGAAAAAATGAACATCCCGAAAGCTTTGACTGAATACGAGCTGGAGCGCCACGTCAACCAGCTGATGAACAAAAACAAAACGACGAAAGAAAATATCAGCTTCCTCGGCGCAGGCTGCTGGCCCCATTTTGTTCCGGCTGTCTGTGATGAAATCAACTCCCGCGCGGAGTTTTTGACGGCGTATGCTGGTGAGCCTTACGAAGACAAGGGGCGCTTTCAGGCGTTGTTCGAGTACCAAAGCCTCGTAGCTGAGCTGGTCGATATGGATGTCGTGAACGTTCCGACCTTTGACTGGGCACAGGCTGCTTCTACTGCTCTGCGCATGGCAGCACGTATCACAAAACGCACAGAGCTCCTGATCTCGAAAAATATCCATCCCGACAAGCTCTTGATCATCAAAAACTATACGTCTCCTGATCTTACTGTCACCTTGATCGATTTTGAGAACGAAACAGGCAGACTTGACCTGCATGATCTAAAAGCAAAGCTCAGTGTAGATACAGCAGCGGTTTACTTCGAAAACCCGACCTTCCTCGGCTCCGTGGAAGTAAACGGACAGATGATTGCGGACTTGGCTCATGCAGCCGGTGCCATTTGCGTAGTCGGCATCGATCCCATCTCTCTCGGCGTGATGGAAGCTCCAGCGAATTACGGCGCGGACATCGTGTGCGGAGATTTGCAGCCGCTTGGCGTACACATGCATTACGGCGGCGGCCAATCCGGCTTTATCGCGACGCATGACGATCCGACCTTCGTCATGGAATATCCGTCCCGCTTGTTCGGAATCGCACCGACAGAGGTCGAAGGCGAATACGGCTTCGGAGACGTCGCGTACGACCGCACCTCTTTTGCCAAACGTGAAAAAGGCAAGGAGTCCGTCGGAACACAAACCGCGCTATGGGGCATTACCGCAGGCGTGTACTTGGCGACAATGGGCCCTGTGGGCATGGAAGAAGTCGGGCAAGGCATCATGCAGCGCTCCCAATACGCAGCCAAGCAGCTCTCTTCCATTCCCGGGGTCGAGGCCAAATTCGCCGCTCCTTTCTTCAAGGAGTTCGTGATCGACTTCTCGCAAACAGGCAAAACCGTCAAAGACATCAACGCTGCACTTCTCGCCAAAGGAATTTTCGGCGGAGTTGATTTGACCGAACACTACCCCGAATTGGGTCAATGTGCGCTCTACTGCGTCACGGAGGTTCATACCCAGGAGGATATTGATACGCTCGTCACTGCCATCACAAGCATTTTGTAA
- the gcvPB gene encoding aminomethyl-transferring glycine dehydrogenase subunit GcvPB, with amino-acid sequence MKTSEGTIDKMKRIPRDHKVRRFHQAKWDEPVIFELSQPGERGVEVPPVEPLIVETVGDGISSLPDSLRRKKRPNLPEISQYRVIRHYSRISQEVLGSDFNVEIGQGTCTMKYSPKINERFVRSPKMAELHPLQDESTVQGMLEMTYRLDLYLREISGMDKFSFQPGSGTQALFTQASIVRKYHESRGEGEQRNEFITTHFSHPSQAATAAVKGFKIIYVPADENGYPDLEALKGLVSERTAAFAVANPEDTGIYNSRIKEFTDVVHAAGGLCCYDQANANGLLGITRALEAGFDMCFFNLHKTFSVPHACGGPATGAIGVTAELAPFLPGPIVDFDGERYFYKRDLKNSIGKVRSFYGVPPAVLRSYAWVRALGADGLKEVAEIACLNNNYLYHKILQIRGASAPYIQGRRLEQVRYSWQQLKEDTGVTTYDVQRRMVDFAHHYWTSHHPYVVPEPFTLEPTESYSMAELDEYVAALAHISQEAYENPEIVKTAPHNSTGHRVLESVLDDPDQWCITWRAYLKKTAQG; translated from the coding sequence ATGAAAACATCCGAAGGAACAATCGACAAAATGAAACGGATTCCGAGAGACCATAAGGTACGCCGCTTCCACCAAGCAAAGTGGGATGAGCCTGTCATTTTCGAGCTGAGCCAGCCCGGTGAGCGTGGCGTCGAGGTACCACCCGTCGAGCCACTAATCGTGGAGACCGTTGGCGATGGCATCTCTTCGCTGCCAGACAGCTTGCGCCGGAAAAAACGGCCGAATCTTCCCGAGATCAGTCAGTACCGCGTGATCCGTCATTACTCCCGCATTTCGCAGGAGGTTCTAGGGTCGGATTTCAACGTAGAGATCGGGCAAGGCACCTGCACGATGAAATACTCCCCGAAAATCAATGAACGCTTCGTGCGCTCACCGAAAATGGCGGAGCTGCATCCGCTGCAAGACGAGTCCACTGTCCAAGGGATGCTGGAGATGACGTATCGCCTCGATCTGTACCTGCGCGAGATTTCGGGAATGGACAAATTCTCGTTCCAACCAGGCAGCGGCACACAGGCATTGTTTACCCAAGCCTCTATCGTGCGCAAATACCACGAATCTCGCGGCGAAGGGGAGCAGCGCAACGAGTTTATTACCACCCATTTTTCCCACCCGTCCCAAGCCGCAACGGCAGCAGTCAAAGGTTTCAAAATCATTTATGTACCTGCCGACGAAAACGGCTACCCTGATCTAGAAGCGCTAAAGGGCCTCGTCTCGGAGCGAACCGCTGCCTTTGCCGTAGCGAATCCAGAGGATACAGGCATTTACAACTCCCGCATCAAGGAGTTCACAGACGTCGTCCACGCCGCAGGGGGGCTGTGCTGCTATGACCAAGCAAACGCCAACGGCTTGCTCGGCATTACCCGCGCGCTGGAAGCAGGCTTTGACATGTGCTTCTTCAACCTGCACAAAACCTTCTCCGTCCCACACGCTTGCGGCGGACCTGCAACAGGTGCCATCGGTGTCACTGCCGAGCTTGCGCCATTCCTGCCAGGACCGATCGTAGATTTCGACGGAGAGCGTTACTTCTATAAGCGTGATTTGAAAAATAGCATCGGGAAAGTCCGCAGCTTTTACGGCGTACCCCCTGCTGTCCTGCGCTCCTACGCTTGGGTCCGTGCACTTGGTGCTGACGGCTTGAAAGAAGTTGCCGAAATCGCTTGCCTCAACAACAACTATCTCTATCACAAAATCCTGCAAATCCGCGGCGCGAGCGCGCCCTATATACAAGGCCGCCGCCTGGAGCAGGTTCGCTATAGCTGGCAGCAGTTAAAAGAAGACACGGGGGTCACGACATACGATGTTCAGCGCCGCATGGTCGACTTTGCCCACCATTACTGGACCAGTCACCACCCGTACGTTGTGCCGGAGCCGTTTACGCTGGAACCGACGGAGTCCTATTCCATGGCAGAGCTCGACGAATACGTCGCGGCACTGGCCCATATCTCACAGGAAGCTTATGAGAATCCGGAGATCGTCAAAACAGCGCCGCACAATAGTACAGGTCACCGTGTCCTAGAGTCCGTGCTCGATGATCCTGATCAATGGTGCATCACATGGAGAGCTTATTTGAAAAAGACGGCACAAGGTTAA
- a CDS encoding glycosyltransferase, with translation MTPILRKVTLLMICLALFGVPAMVVAKEAQRNGQQQECIKPKEVKLQGDMRKLWVDHMIWTRGYLISALAGLEDQEKVLARLLKNQVDIGNAIKPYYGEEAGKKLAELLSEHIVIAGKIIDAAKKGDQATLEKLNKEWFRNADDIAKFLSSANPNWPEKDVKEMMYTHLKLLSDNLQARLKKDWDADIAAFDKGEEHIISMADVLTAGIIKQFPNQF, from the coding sequence ATGACTCCAATACTCAGGAAAGTAACACTGTTGATGATTTGCCTAGCTTTGTTTGGTGTACCGGCGATGGTTGTAGCCAAGGAAGCACAAAGAAACGGCCAGCAACAGGAATGCATAAAGCCGAAAGAAGTTAAGTTGCAGGGGGATATGAGGAAGCTCTGGGTCGACCATATGATATGGACAAGAGGCTATCTGATCAGTGCATTAGCAGGGCTGGAAGATCAAGAAAAGGTATTGGCACGGCTTTTGAAAAACCAGGTGGATATCGGAAATGCAATCAAACCGTATTATGGGGAGGAAGCAGGCAAAAAGCTGGCTGAGCTGTTATCCGAGCATATTGTGATCGCTGGCAAAATCATCGACGCAGCTAAGAAGGGCGATCAGGCAACTCTTGAAAAGCTCAACAAGGAGTGGTTTCGGAATGCAGATGATATCGCCAAGTTTTTAAGCAGTGCGAACCCTAATTGGCCCGAAAAAGATGTAAAAGAGATGATGTATACGCATTTGAAGCTGCTCTCCGATAATCTTCAGGCGAGGTTGAAAAAGGACTGGGATGCAGACATTGCTGCGTTTGATAAAGGCGAGGAGCACATTATCTCAATGGCTGATGTACTGACAGCAGGCATCATTAAGCAGTTCCCGAATCAGTTCTAA
- a CDS encoding MarR family winged helix-turn-helix transcriptional regulator: protein MKLDEYIGVIVKRTDLKLNNYYQKVCNPYNITIDQWMIFVVLWEEEGLTQNELAERTYKDKTNIARMLFLMEERGFIHRVTDKKDRRSLHVYLTEKGRLLKDEVLPPSIEAYEKTIAGLTEEEVNQFRRTLNIIYENVKNL from the coding sequence ATGAAATTAGATGAGTATATCGGCGTCATCGTGAAACGTACAGATTTAAAACTGAACAACTATTATCAAAAAGTATGCAATCCGTACAACATCACCATCGATCAGTGGATGATTTTTGTCGTGTTGTGGGAAGAAGAGGGTTTGACCCAGAACGAGTTGGCAGAACGCACCTACAAGGATAAAACGAATATCGCGCGGATGCTCTTTCTCATGGAAGAAAGAGGGTTCATTCATCGCGTGACGGATAAAAAGGATCGGCGTTCGCTTCATGTCTATCTGACTGAAAAAGGGCGACTTTTAAAAGACGAGGTCCTTCCACCCTCCATTGAAGCGTACGAAAAAACCATTGCAGGATTGACCGAAGAAGAAGTGAACCAATTTCGAAGAACACTCAATATCATTTATGAGAACGTGAAAAACTTGTAA